From a region of the Vanrija pseudolonga chromosome 2, complete sequence genome:
- the CPR gene encoding NADPH--cytochrome P450 reductase, translating into MASVDLLIVAVAILLPLLWWFRESLPFIGGKPRQSVAGASGAKAGGAGAGGFDDDDDPRDFVGKMEKLGKRAAVFYGTQTGTAEEYAIRLAKEAKSRFGISSLVCDPEEYDFNKLDQIPSDKAVIFVLATYGEGDPTDNAQPLFEFILEENVEFSQGGNTLENLNYVIFGLGNRTYEHFNETARQLDRRLAALGAHRIGERGEGDDDKALEEDYLSWKDGMWEEFSKRLEVEEGGAGDVADFVVTEVAETVAPEKVFHGELSARALVASANKSTTPAGSYDAKNPYPAPVGTSRELFAVSGERNCVHIEFDISGTGISYMHGDHVGVWPSNPDAEVERALAVLGLSEKRHTPIAVESLDPALAKVPFPTPATYESVFRHYLDISSLASRQTIAFLARYAPNEQAKETLTTWGTDREAYHEYVDGPKLKIAEVLQSAARDSLTPPFTNATVWPIPFDRIIGTLPRLQPRYYSISSSSKLNPSSVHVTAVVLKYESGPSKDHADQPRWVYGLSTNFILNVKLASDANGANKGALTNGHAHTGGLAGNEASIRLDGLPSYKISGPRDFHLHDNIYRVPIHIRRSTFRLPTSPKVPIIMIGPGTGVAPFRGFVQERVALARKAKEKGGEEALKDWAPIYLFYGCRREDEDYLYAEEWPEYAKELGGKFQMITAFSRGPNRKPDGSKIYVQDLIWDKRDELAPLILEKRAYIYICGDAKNMARAVEDRLSRMLGEAKGGTAEIQGAKELKLLKERNRFMTDVWS; encoded by the exons ATGGCATCAGTAGACCTGCTCATCGTggccgtcgccatcctcctcccactcctaTGGTGGTTCCGCGAGTCGCTCCCCTTCATCGGCGGCAAGCCCCGCCAGTCGGTCGCCGGTGCGTCGGGCGCCaaggcgggcggcgctggcgccggcggctttgacgacgacgacgacccgcgcgACTTTGTCGGCAAGATGGAGAAGCTC GGCAAGCGCGCCGCTGTCTTCTACGGCACCCAGACTGGCACGGCTGAGGAGTACGCGATCAGGCtggccaaggaggccaagtCGCGTTTCGGCATCTCGTCTCTTGTGTGCGACCCCGAAGAGTACGACTTTAACAAGCTCGACCAGATCCCCAGCGACAAGGCCGTCATCTTTGTGCTCGCGACGtacggcgagggcgacccCACCGACAACGCGCAGCCCCTGTTCGAGTTTATTCTCGAGGAGAACGTCGAGTTCAGCCAGGGTGGCAACACGCTCGAGAACCTCAACTATGTCATCTTTGGTCTCGGAAACCGCACCTACGAGCACTTCAACGAGACTgcccgccagctcgaccgccgcctggccgccctcggcgcccaccGCATCGGGGAGCGCGGTGagggtgacgacgacaaggctcTCGAGGAGGACTACCTCTCGTGGAAGGACGGCATGTGGGAGGAGTTCTccaagcgcctcgaggtcgaggagggcggcgccggcgatgTTGCCGACTTTGTCGTCACCGAGGTCGCTGAGACGGTCGCCCCCGAGAAGGTCTTCCACGGTGAGCTGTCTGCTCgtgccctcgtcgcgtcggccaACAAGTCGACTACCCCTGCCGGCTCGTACGATGCCAAGAACCCCTACCCTGCCCCCGTTGGAACCTCGCGCGAGCTCTTTGCCGTCTCTGGCGAGCGCAACTGCGTCCACATCGAGTTTGACATTTCTGGCACTGGAATCTCGTACATGCACGGCGACCATGTTGGTGTCTGGCCCTCgaaccccgacgccgaggtcgagcgcgccctcgctGTGCTCGGTCTCTCGGAGAAGCGTCACACGCCTATTGCtgtcgagtcgctcgaccccgccctcgccaaggtcCCCTTCCCTACCCCGGCCACGTACGAGTCCGTCTTCCGCCACTACCTCGACATTTCCTCGCTTGCTTCCCGTCAGACCattgccttcctcgcccgcTACGCGCCCAacgagcaggccaaggagaCGCTCACTACCTGGGGTACCGACCGTGAGGCGTACCACGAGTACGTTGACGGCCCCAAGCTCAAGATTGCCGAGGTCCTCCAGTCGGCCGCCCGCGACTCGCTCACCCCGCCCTTCACCAACGCGACCGTCTGGCCCATTCCGTTTGACCGCATCATTGGCACCCTCCCCCGTCTCCAACCCCGTTACTactcgatctcgtcgtcgtccaagcTCAACCCCAGCTCGGTTCACGTCACCGCTGTCGTTCTCAAGTACGAGTCGGGCCCCAGCAAGGACCACGCCGACCAGCCCCGCTGGGTCTACGGTCTGAGCACCAACTTTATCCTCAACGTCAAGCTCGCTTCCGATGCCAACGGTGCCAACAAGGGTGCTCTTACCAACGGCCACGCCCACACTGGCGGTCTTGCCGGCAACGAGGCTTCGatccgcctcgacggcctcccCTCGTACAAGATTTCCGGCCCTCGCGACTTCCACCTCCACGACAACATCTACCGCGTCCCTATCCACATCCGCCGCTCGACTTTCCGTCTGCCCACGTCGCCCAAGGTCCCCATCATCATGATTGGCCCCGGCACTGGTGTCGCCCCCTTCCGCGGTTTCGTCCAGGAGCGTGTCGCGCTtgcgcgcaaggccaaggagaagggcggcgaggaggcgctcaaggactGGGCCCCCATCTACCTGTTCTACGGATGCCgtcgcgaggacgaggactaCCTGTACGCCGAGGAGTGGCCAGAGTacgccaaggagctcggcggcaagttCCAGATGATCACTGCCTTCTCGCGTGGACCCAACCGCAAGCCCGACGGCTCCAAGATCTACGTCCAGGACCTTATCTGGgacaagcgcgacgagctcgcgcctcTGATCCTCGAGAAGCGCGCGTACATTTACATTTGTGGTGACGCCAAGAACATggctcgcgccgtcgaggaccGCCTGTCGCGCAtgctcggcgaggccaagggcggcaCCGCCGAGATCCAGGGCGCAAAGGAGCTCAAGCTGCTCAAGGAGCGCAACAGGTTCATGACGGATGTCTGGAGCTAG